The Aurantiacibacter arachoides genome window below encodes:
- a CDS encoding bifunctional folylpolyglutamate synthase/dihydrofolate synthase — MKDFAISENPAVQRQLDRLGALSLPQGRIGLETIRELLARLDNPQTELPPVFHVAGTNGKGSTCAFLRAMLEAQGYLVHVATKPHLVRYNERIRVGGELISDAMLASLLEEVLDASAGLDPSFFEVTTAATFLAFHREPADACVIEVGLGGRFDATNVLERPAACGIASLGVDHEAFLLTPDPAAPSPDKPFVRVAFEKAGIARPLAPLVTQDYTPDVEAMIERCAALAGAPLHMRGKRWRADVRADRIDYRDNRGRLDLPLPTMPGAHQADNAALAVAMLRHQERVDVSLDAMERGIVACAWPARLQTLARGPVTDLVSPRRVLLDGGHNPDAAEALARYLQGVKKPVDAVIGMMAAKDARRFLAIVAPQLASVTAVPIQGSDHVATGELTALAMEAGVAQATSAPDLQTALAGLPHRADGGTVLIAGSLYLAGKVLAANREYPD; from the coding sequence ATGAAGGATTTCGCCATCTCCGAGAACCCCGCGGTGCAGCGCCAGCTTGACCGGCTGGGCGCGCTCAGCCTGCCGCAGGGGCGCATCGGGCTGGAAACCATCCGCGAACTGCTCGCCCGGCTGGACAATCCGCAGACCGAACTGCCGCCGGTATTTCACGTCGCCGGCACCAACGGCAAGGGATCCACCTGCGCCTTCCTGCGCGCCATGCTGGAGGCGCAAGGTTACCTTGTCCACGTCGCCACCAAGCCGCACCTCGTGCGTTACAACGAGCGTATCCGGGTGGGCGGCGAACTCATCAGCGATGCCATGCTGGCAAGCCTGCTGGAGGAAGTGCTGGATGCCTCCGCCGGGCTCGACCCCAGTTTCTTCGAGGTGACCACGGCGGCCACGTTCCTCGCCTTTCACCGCGAACCGGCCGATGCCTGCGTGATCGAGGTCGGCCTGGGCGGCCGTTTCGATGCGACCAACGTGCTGGAACGCCCTGCCGCCTGCGGCATCGCCTCGCTCGGCGTGGACCACGAAGCGTTCCTGCTGACGCCGGACCCCGCCGCCCCTTCGCCCGACAAGCCGTTCGTGCGCGTGGCGTTCGAAAAGGCGGGCATCGCCCGGCCCCTCGCCCCGCTGGTCACGCAGGATTACACGCCCGACGTGGAGGCGATGATCGAGCGTTGCGCCGCGCTGGCGGGCGCCCCGCTGCACATGCGCGGCAAGCGCTGGCGGGCGGACGTGCGGGCCGATCGCATAGACTATCGCGACAATCGCGGGCGGCTGGACCTTCCGTTGCCCACCATGCCCGGCGCGCACCAGGCCGACAACGCCGCGCTCGCGGTTGCCATGCTTCGGCACCAGGAGCGGGTGGACGTCTCGCTCGACGCGATGGAGCGGGGCATCGTCGCCTGCGCCTGGCCCGCACGCTTGCAGACGCTGGCCAGGGGCCCGGTGACCGACCTCGTCTCCCCGCGCCGGGTGCTGCTGGACGGGGGCCACAACCCCGACGCGGCGGAGGCCCTGGCGCGCTACCTGCAGGGGGTGAAGAAGCCGGTCGACGCGGTGATCGGGATGATGGCGGCCAAGGACGCGCGCCGCTTCCTTGCCATCGTCGCCCCGCAGCTTGCCAGCGTCACCGCCGTGCCGATCCAGGGCAGCGATCACGTGGCGACGGGGGAACTGACGGCGCTGGCGATGGAAGCAGGCGTGGCGCAGGCCACCAGCGCGCCCGACCTGCAGACCGCGCTTGCCGGCCTGCCGCACCGGGCGGACGGGGGCACAGTGCTGATCGCGGGTTCGCTTTACCTCGCCGGCAAGGTGCTGGCGGCGAACCGCGAGTATCCCGACTAG
- the accD gene encoding acetyl-CoA carboxylase, carboxyltransferase subunit beta — protein MSWLTKVRERLPFAPKRETADNLWIKCPRCQEMIFVKEYEANCNVCPKCEHHGRIGADRRLAMLFDTGFRLLSAPEVTEDPLKFKDTKPYAARLKAARVANPHRDAFTAGIGTIEGHQAVIGVQDFMFMGGSMGMAVGDAFVSAAQAAIDARCGFVCVTAAGGARMQEGILSLMQMPRATVMTRRLKDMGLPYIVVLADPTTGGVTASYAMLGDVHVAEPGALIGFAGQRVIQETIREQLPEGFQRAEYLHKHGMVDMVVHRGELKQTLADLLGYLSPAQAA, from the coding sequence ATGAGCTGGCTCACCAAAGTTCGCGAACGCCTGCCCTTCGCTCCCAAGCGGGAGACGGCGGACAATCTGTGGATCAAGTGTCCGCGCTGTCAGGAGATGATCTTCGTCAAGGAGTACGAGGCGAACTGCAACGTCTGCCCCAAGTGCGAACATCACGGCCGCATCGGCGCGGACCGGCGGCTGGCAATGCTGTTCGACACGGGCTTCCGGCTCCTCTCCGCGCCCGAGGTCACCGAGGATCCGCTCAAGTTCAAGGACACCAAGCCCTACGCCGCGCGCCTCAAGGCTGCCCGCGTCGCCAATCCCCACCGCGATGCCTTCACCGCCGGGATCGGCACGATCGAGGGCCACCAGGCGGTGATCGGCGTGCAAGACTTCATGTTCATGGGCGGCAGCATGGGCATGGCCGTGGGCGATGCCTTTGTCTCGGCCGCCCAGGCCGCGATCGATGCGCGTTGCGGCTTCGTCTGCGTCACCGCCGCGGGCGGCGCGCGGATGCAGGAGGGCATCCTCAGCCTGATGCAGATGCCGCGCGCCACGGTGATGACGCGGCGGCTCAAGGACATGGGCCTGCCTTATATCGTCGTGCTGGCCGACCCGACCACCGGCGGGGTCACCGCCAGCTATGCCATGCTGGGCGATGTCCACGTGGCGGAACCCGGTGCGCTGATCGGGTTTGCCGGGCAGCGGGTGATCCAGGAAACCATTCGCGAACAGCTGCCCGAGGGCTTTCAGCGCGCCGAATACCTGCACAAGCACGGCATGGTGGACATGGTCGTGCATCGGGGCGAATTGAAACAGACGCTGGCCGACCTGCTCGGCTATCTTTCACCGGCACAGGCTGCATAA
- the trpA gene encoding tryptophan synthase subunit alpha, whose amino-acid sequence MTNRLSTTFAGPNPALVCFITAGDGDTAANLDALVAGGADVIELGMPFTDPMADGPAIQNANIRSLARGTTTADVFAQATAFRTRHPDVPLVLMGYANPMIRRGADWFADQCANAGVDGVICVDLAPEEDPDLGPALRTRGIALIRLSTPTTSDARLPAVLDGSGGFLYYVSVAGITGLQSATIVDIEANVSRIKRHTDLPVAVGFGVKEPEQAAQIARVADGVVVGSALVQIVEQHGTDAPQHLQELTARLAKAVHSARKAGA is encoded by the coding sequence TTGACCAATCGTCTCTCCACCACCTTCGCCGGCCCCAACCCCGCCCTCGTCTGCTTCATCACCGCGGGCGACGGCGATACCGCGGCCAATCTCGATGCGCTGGTCGCTGGCGGTGCGGACGTGATCGAGCTGGGGATGCCGTTCACCGATCCGATGGCGGACGGTCCGGCGATCCAGAACGCCAACATCCGCAGCCTTGCGCGCGGCACCACCACCGCCGACGTCTTTGCCCAGGCCACCGCGTTCCGCACACGCCACCCGGACGTGCCGCTGGTGCTGATGGGCTATGCCAACCCGATGATCCGGCGCGGGGCCGACTGGTTCGCGGACCAGTGCGCCAATGCCGGCGTGGACGGGGTGATCTGCGTCGATCTCGCGCCCGAGGAAGACCCGGATCTCGGCCCGGCCCTGCGGACACGTGGCATCGCCCTCATTCGGCTGTCCACCCCCACCACGTCGGACGCGCGGCTGCCCGCCGTGCTCGATGGTTCGGGCGGGTTCCTCTACTATGTCAGCGTCGCGGGCATCACCGGCCTGCAAAGCGCGACGATCGTGGACATCGAGGCCAACGTCAGCCGCATCAAGCGCCATACCGACTTGCCCGTGGCGGTCGGCTTCGGCGTGAAAGAACCCGAACAGGCCGCGCAGATCGCCCGCGTGGCGGATGGCGTGGTGGTAGGCAGCGCGTTGGTGCAGATCGTCGAGCAGCACGGCACCGATGCGCCCCAGCATTTGCAGGAGCTCACGGCGAGGCTTGCCAAGGCCGTGCATTCTGCGCGAAAGGCTGGTGCATGA
- a CDS encoding AmpG family muropeptide MFS transporter, whose amino-acid sequence MVEAIAEDSTATAKAKPGWGTLIRSLRSPKSGFMLLFGFAQGLPPALFLGTLYAWLSEAEVDLETMGVFSLVGLAYAFQFLWSPLLDKVDIPGLRRLGKRKQWIAPMQLIIGIALVVMAGLDPKNALAWFSLLAAIGAFASATQDIGINAWRIDVADEVATLDILSTITQMGFRLASLVGGAFGLIMADRYGWPFVYVLFGGFMLVIGFAALFAPDARVSGDRAANSAVADAEVAQLYNVGEVTPKVRNRALLAVGVLWAWAIGTVVVFMVRSMTAAPENRPDVTEFTTIYGPLIVLATIVLPAFIAAWVVKQQREGVHVMRAVEGAGAGHKVTFTDHLYRALVLPLTEFVGRMGWSLMLVLALVLTYRITDSVWGVFAYPFYLGELGFTGEDVAFASKILGIIAILLGLALGGWLITKFGRMFMLTFGAVIAAATNLLYADLALGGARMQAASDAIGFTWLVNGMANWLQPLFFVAAPPSEGLARLAFTIFWENLAIGIAGAAYIAWLSSIVARQYAAVQFALLASLTLLIGTLGRGALGEMIEVRGYHYVFIFTALIGVVAVVLCALEWAREARAGRRSGVVQPDPYAGDPVPAE is encoded by the coding sequence ATGGTCGAAGCCATAGCCGAAGACAGCACCGCCACGGCGAAAGCCAAGCCCGGCTGGGGCACGCTGATCCGCTCGCTGCGCAGTCCCAAGAGCGGGTTCATGCTGCTGTTCGGTTTTGCGCAAGGGCTGCCGCCCGCGCTGTTCCTCGGCACGCTTTACGCCTGGCTATCCGAGGCTGAGGTCGATCTGGAAACGATGGGCGTCTTCAGCCTGGTCGGCCTTGCCTACGCGTTCCAGTTCCTGTGGTCGCCGCTGCTCGACAAGGTGGACATTCCCGGCCTTCGCCGCCTTGGCAAGCGCAAGCAGTGGATCGCGCCGATGCAGCTCATCATCGGCATCGCGCTGGTGGTGATGGCCGGGCTCGATCCGAAGAACGCGCTGGCCTGGTTCAGCCTGCTTGCCGCCATCGGCGCCTTTGCCAGCGCCACGCAGGACATCGGCATCAACGCCTGGCGCATCGACGTGGCGGACGAGGTGGCGACGCTCGATATCCTGTCCACCATCACGCAGATGGGCTTCCGCCTCGCCAGCCTGGTCGGCGGTGCCTTTGGCCTGATCATGGCCGACCGCTATGGCTGGCCCTTTGTCTACGTGCTGTTCGGCGGCTTCATGCTGGTCATCGGCTTTGCCGCCCTGTTTGCGCCCGACGCGCGCGTTTCGGGCGATCGCGCCGCCAATTCCGCGGTGGCCGACGCGGAGGTCGCACAGCTTTACAACGTGGGTGAAGTGACGCCCAAGGTGCGCAACCGGGCGCTGCTCGCCGTGGGTGTGCTGTGGGCCTGGGCAATCGGCACGGTGGTGGTGTTCATGGTGCGCAGCATGACCGCCGCGCCGGAAAACCGCCCTGACGTGACCGAGTTCACCACGATCTACGGCCCGCTGATCGTGCTTGCCACCATCGTATTGCCCGCCTTCATCGCCGCTTGGGTGGTCAAGCAGCAGCGCGAGGGCGTGCATGTCATGCGCGCGGTCGAGGGCGCGGGCGCGGGACACAAGGTCACCTTCACCGATCACCTCTACCGCGCGCTGGTGCTGCCGCTGACCGAATTCGTGGGCCGCATGGGCTGGTCGCTGATGCTGGTCCTGGCGCTGGTGCTGACCTACCGCATAACCGATTCGGTGTGGGGCGTGTTCGCCTATCCGTTCTACCTGGGGGAGCTTGGCTTTACCGGAGAAGACGTGGCCTTTGCCTCCAAGATCCTCGGCATCATTGCCATCCTGCTGGGCCTGGCGCTGGGCGGCTGGCTGATTACCAAGTTCGGGCGCATGTTCATGCTCACCTTCGGGGCGGTCATCGCCGCGGCGACCAACCTGCTCTACGCCGATCTCGCGCTGGGGGGTGCCCGGATGCAGGCGGCGAGCGATGCCATCGGGTTCACCTGGCTGGTCAATGGCATGGCGAACTGGCTGCAACCGCTGTTCTTCGTGGCTGCACCGCCCAGCGAGGGGCTGGCCCGGCTGGCCTTTACGATCTTCTGGGAAAACCTTGCCATCGGCATCGCCGGGGCGGCCTACATCGCCTGGCTTTCCAGCATCGTCGCCCGGCAATACGCCGCGGTGCAGTTCGCGCTGCTCGCCTCGCTTACGCTGCTGATCGGCACGCTGGGCCGCGGCGCGCTGGGCGAGATGATCGAGGTGCGCGGCTACCACTACGTGTTCATCTTCACCGCGCTGATCGGCGTGGTGGCGGTGGTGCTGTGCGCGCTGGAATGGGCGCGGGAAGCGCGCGCGGGCCGCAGGAGCGGCGTGGTGCAGCCCGATCCCTACGCAGGTGATCCGGTCCCCGCGGAGTAG
- a CDS encoding ATP-dependent helicase, with amino-acid sequence MPDAPVPDWLRQLNPPQQQAVMTTEGPVLMLAGAGTGKTAALTHRLAHIVRERRAWPSEILCVTFTNRAAREMRERVGKLTGGALEGMPWLGTFHSIGAKMLRRHAELVGLQSNYTIIDTDDQLRLLKALIQDNDIDDKRWPARQLAGLIDRWKNRGFNPPDLDAVENESYANGRGQEMYRLYQERLKALNACDFGDLLLHMLNILKAHRDVLESYQARFKYILVDEYQDTNAVQYLWLRLLAQQRKNICVVGDDDQSIYSWRGAEVANILRFEKDFPGARIVKLEQNYRSTPQILAAASGLIAANSQRLGKTLWTDLPTGEKVRVIGVWDAPEEARRVGEEIERLEREGASLEQVAILVRAQYQTREFEDRFIQIGLAYRIVGGFRFYERAEIRDAMAYLRVVAQPADDLAFERIYNQPKRGLGAKTLEKMHQHARRTGQPLAAAALELAGSDELPPRARATIAELMRGFLRWREMSEAVTPSELLRTVLEESGYDAMLKADRSTESAGRAENLVELQRAMEEYPTLGDFLEHVALVMDNDARDDEEKVTIMTMHAAKGLEFDHVFLPGWEEGVFPSQRSLDEGGLASLEEERRLAYVAITRARRRCTIMHAANRRIFGTWQSSIPSRFVDELPEEHTESETTMTGGRSLWQANWSESEDPFAHVSQSRPDRSSARGPGWQRALATGYDTRQARIPENKRSAASFAAKPRSDVEIGVRVFHEKFGYGEVMGQEGNKLEIEFEKAGTKRVIDSFVTLA; translated from the coding sequence CTGCCCGATGCTCCGGTTCCGGACTGGCTGAGGCAGCTCAACCCGCCGCAGCAACAGGCCGTAATGACCACCGAGGGTCCGGTTCTGATGCTGGCGGGGGCGGGAACCGGCAAGACCGCCGCCCTTACCCATCGGCTGGCCCACATCGTGCGCGAACGGCGGGCCTGGCCCAGCGAGATTCTCTGCGTCACCTTTACCAACCGCGCGGCGCGCGAAATGCGCGAGCGGGTGGGCAAGCTGACCGGCGGCGCGCTGGAGGGTATGCCGTGGCTCGGCACCTTCCACTCCATCGGCGCCAAGATGCTGCGCCGCCATGCAGAGCTGGTCGGGCTGCAATCGAACTACACCATCATCGATACCGACGATCAGCTGCGGCTGCTGAAGGCGCTGATCCAAGACAACGACATCGACGACAAACGGTGGCCCGCCCGCCAGCTGGCTGGCCTGATCGACCGCTGGAAGAACCGCGGGTTCAATCCACCGGATCTCGATGCGGTGGAGAACGAAAGCTACGCCAACGGTCGCGGGCAGGAGATGTACCGGCTGTATCAGGAGCGGCTGAAAGCGCTGAACGCCTGCGACTTCGGCGATCTGCTGCTGCACATGCTGAACATCCTGAAGGCTCACCGCGACGTGCTGGAAAGCTACCAGGCGCGTTTCAAGTATATCCTGGTGGACGAGTATCAGGACACCAACGCCGTCCAGTATCTGTGGCTGCGGTTGCTGGCGCAGCAGCGCAAGAACATCTGCGTTGTGGGGGACGACGACCAGTCGATCTATTCGTGGCGCGGGGCGGAGGTCGCCAACATCCTGCGCTTCGAGAAGGACTTTCCCGGTGCCAGGATCGTCAAGCTGGAACAGAACTATCGCTCGACTCCGCAGATCCTCGCTGCCGCCAGCGGCCTGATCGCGGCCAATAGCCAGCGGCTGGGCAAAACGCTGTGGACCGACCTGCCGACAGGCGAAAAGGTGCGCGTCATCGGCGTGTGGGATGCGCCCGAGGAAGCGCGCCGCGTGGGCGAGGAGATCGAGCGACTGGAGCGCGAGGGCGCGAGCCTGGAACAGGTCGCCATCCTCGTGCGGGCGCAGTATCAAACACGCGAGTTCGAGGACCGCTTCATCCAGATCGGCCTTGCCTACCGCATCGTCGGCGGTTTCCGATTCTACGAACGTGCCGAGATCCGCGACGCCATGGCCTACCTGCGCGTCGTCGCCCAGCCGGCGGACGACCTGGCGTTCGAGCGGATCTACAACCAGCCCAAGCGCGGGCTTGGCGCCAAGACGTTGGAAAAGATGCACCAGCACGCGCGCCGCACGGGCCAGCCGCTCGCCGCCGCGGCACTGGAACTAGCGGGCAGCGACGAGCTGCCGCCGCGCGCGCGCGCCACCATTGCCGAGCTGATGCGCGGGTTCCTGCGCTGGCGCGAGATGAGCGAGGCGGTAACCCCGTCCGAACTGCTGCGCACCGTGCTGGAGGAAAGCGGCTACGACGCCATGCTGAAAGCGGACCGCTCGACAGAAAGCGCGGGCCGTGCGGAAAACCTCGTCGAACTGCAACGGGCGATGGAGGAATATCCCACGCTCGGCGACTTCCTCGAACACGTCGCGCTGGTGATGGACAACGATGCGCGTGACGACGAGGAAAAGGTCACCATCATGACCATGCACGCCGCCAAGGGACTGGAATTCGACCATGTCTTCCTGCCCGGCTGGGAGGAAGGCGTGTTTCCCAGCCAGCGGTCACTGGACGAAGGCGGCCTCGCCAGCCTGGAGGAAGAGCGCCGCCTGGCCTATGTCGCGATCACCCGCGCGCGGCGACGCTGCACCATCATGCACGCCGCCAACCGCCGCATCTTCGGCACCTGGCAGTCGAGCATTCCCAGCCGCTTCGTGGACGAATTGCCCGAAGAGCATACCGAGAGCGAGACGACCATGACCGGCGGCCGCAGCCTGTGGCAGGCCAACTGGAGCGAGAGCGAAGACCCCTTCGCCCATGTCTCGCAAAGCCGCCCCGACCGCTCCAGCGCCCGCGGCCCCGGCTGGCAGCGCGCGCTGGCCACGGGATACGACACCCGGCAGGCCCGCATCCCGGAAAACAAGCGCAGCGCCGCCAGCTTCGCCGCCAAGCCGCGCAGCGACGTGGAGATCGGCGTGCGCGTGTTCCACGAGAAGTTCGGTTACGGCGAGGTCATGGGCCAGGAAGGCAACAAGCTGGAAATCGAATTCGAAAAGGCCGGCACCAAGCGGGTGATCGACAGCTTCGTCACCTTGGCATGA
- the rsmD gene encoding 16S rRNA (guanine(966)-N(2))-methyltransferase RsmD: protein MRIIAGEWRRRPLRAPPGDATRPTADRTRETLFSMLVSRLGSFEGLSVADLFAGSGALGLEALSRGAANCLFVDNEAAAVRAIRENVAALRAQQKCEIIAGSVMALGAAKIARDLVMLDPPYGTGAGSVALHRLLRLGWIGEATWVALETGADEKVEIAGLEIDAERKVGRAKLTLLRVATA, encoded by the coding sequence ATGCGCATCATCGCCGGCGAATGGCGCCGCCGCCCGCTGCGCGCGCCCCCGGGCGATGCCACCCGTCCCACCGCCGATCGCACGCGCGAAACGCTGTTCTCCATGCTCGTCAGCCGCCTCGGCAGTTTCGAGGGGTTGAGCGTGGCGGACTTGTTCGCCGGATCCGGCGCGCTCGGTCTGGAAGCGTTGAGCCGGGGAGCGGCCAACTGCCTATTCGTTGACAACGAGGCGGCGGCAGTGCGCGCCATTCGTGAAAACGTGGCGGCGCTGAGGGCGCAGCAGAAGTGCGAGATCATCGCCGGATCGGTCATGGCCCTTGGTGCCGCGAAGATCGCGCGCGACCTGGTGATGCTCGACCCGCCTTACGGCACCGGCGCTGGCTCGGTCGCCCTGCATCGCCTGCTGCGGCTGGGCTGGATCGGCGAGGCGACATGGGTCGCGCTGGAAACCGGCGCAGACGAAAAGGTCGAGATCGCCGGACTCGAGATCGATGCCGAGCGCAAGGTTGGCAGGGCCAAGCTTACCCTGCTGCGTGTCGCCACGGCATAG
- a CDS encoding pseudouridine synthase codes for MSDENKPAGDRPEGDRIAKLLARAGVASRREVERMIEVGRVRIGDEVVKTPATFLTSLRGVSVDGKPVGKPERTRLFAFHKPTGLLTAERDFSGRPTIYAALANALPKDTPRLMPVGRLDLNTEGLLLLTNDGAFKRQLELPSSAIPRTYRARTFGEVSQEQLEELMEGVEVEGMRYDRINANLERRTGRNQWIELTLTEGKNREVRRVLEHLGLEVSRLIRIGYGPFALDQLPRGRAVEIRKEDLERFRSGLKA; via the coding sequence ATGTCAGACGAAAACAAACCCGCGGGCGACCGCCCCGAAGGCGATCGCATCGCCAAGCTCCTCGCGCGGGCAGGCGTTGCCAGCCGCCGCGAGGTCGAGCGCATGATCGAGGTCGGGCGGGTCAGGATCGGTGACGAGGTGGTCAAGACGCCCGCGACCTTCCTCACCAGCCTGCGCGGCGTCAGCGTGGACGGCAAGCCCGTGGGCAAGCCCGAGCGCACCCGCCTGTTCGCCTTCCACAAGCCCACCGGCCTGTTGACGGCAGAGCGTGATTTTTCGGGTCGACCCACGATCTATGCCGCGCTCGCCAATGCCCTACCCAAGGATACGCCGCGGCTGATGCCGGTCGGCCGGCTCGATCTCAACACCGAGGGTCTGCTGCTGCTGACCAACGACGGCGCCTTCAAGCGTCAGCTGGAACTGCCTTCGTCGGCCATCCCGCGCACCTATCGCGCGCGCACGTTTGGCGAGGTATCGCAGGAACAGCTTGAGGAGCTGATGGAGGGCGTGGAGGTCGAAGGCATGCGTTATGACCGGATCAACGCCAACCTCGAACGCCGGACTGGCCGCAATCAGTGGATCGAGCTGACCCTGACCGAAGGCAAGAACCGCGAGGTGCGCCGCGTGCTGGAACATCTCGGGCTGGAAGTCAGTCGCCTGATCCGCATCGGTTACGGGCCCTTCGCGCTCGATCAGCTGCCGCGCGGCCGCGCGGTGGAGATTCGCAAGGAAGACCTGGAGCGGTTCCGCAGCGGGCTCAAGGCATGA
- the trpB gene encoding tryptophan synthase subunit beta, with product MTENTPNSFRNQPDERGHFGQFGGRYVAETLMPLILDLEKEYRRAQADPLFKDQFDDLLEHYVGRPSPLYFAPRLTEELAKDAPQGKGAQIWFKRDELNHTGAHKINNCIGQILLAIRMGKTRIIAETGAGQHGVATATVCARFGLPCVVYMGAEDVRRQSPNVFRMKLLGAEVRPVTAGRGTLKDAMNEALRDWVANVHDTFYIIGTAAGPHPYPEMVRDFQSVIGTEARAQLLERTGKLPDLCVAAIGGGSNAIGLFHPFLDDAEVKLLGVEAAGKGLHGEEHAASLAGGFPGVLHGNKTYLLQDEDGQITEGHSISAGLDYPGIGPEHAWLKETGRVEYTSATDQEALQAFQLLCRTEGIIPALEPSHAIAAIAQRAAAMDQDAIILANLCGRGDKDIFTVAEALGVEM from the coding sequence ATGACAGAAAATACGCCGAACAGCTTCCGCAACCAGCCTGACGAGCGCGGCCACTTCGGCCAGTTCGGCGGACGCTACGTTGCCGAAACGCTGATGCCGCTGATCCTCGACCTGGAGAAGGAGTATCGCCGCGCGCAGGCCGATCCGCTGTTCAAGGACCAGTTCGACGATCTGCTGGAACACTATGTCGGCCGCCCCAGCCCGCTGTATTTCGCGCCGCGCCTGACGGAAGAGCTGGCCAAGGACGCCCCGCAGGGCAAGGGCGCGCAGATCTGGTTCAAGCGCGACGAGCTGAACCACACCGGCGCGCACAAGATCAACAACTGCATCGGCCAGATCCTGCTCGCCATCCGGATGGGCAAGACGCGCATCATCGCGGAAACCGGCGCGGGCCAGCACGGCGTTGCCACCGCTACCGTCTGCGCGCGGTTCGGCCTGCCGTGCGTGGTCTACATGGGTGCAGAGGACGTGCGCCGGCAATCGCCCAACGTGTTCCGCATGAAGCTGCTCGGCGCGGAAGTCCGACCGGTGACGGCGGGGCGCGGCACCCTGAAGGACGCCATGAACGAGGCGCTGCGCGACTGGGTCGCCAACGTCCATGACACCTTCTACATCATCGGCACCGCCGCCGGACCGCACCCCTATCCGGAGATGGTGCGCGATTTCCAGAGCGTAATCGGGACGGAGGCGCGCGCGCAATTGCTCGAACGCACCGGCAAGCTGCCGGACCTGTGCGTGGCGGCCATCGGCGGCGGATCCAACGCCATCGGCCTGTTCCACCCCTTTCTCGACGATGCGGAGGTCAAGCTGCTCGGCGTGGAGGCGGCGGGCAAGGGCCTGCATGGCGAGGAACACGCGGCGAGCCTGGCGGGCGGCTTCCCCGGCGTGCTGCACGGCAACAAGACCTACCTGTTGCAGGACGAGGACGGCCAGATCACCGAGGGCCACTCGATCAGCGCGGGCCTGGACTATCCCGGCATCGGGCCGGAACACGCCTGGCTGAAGGAAACCGGCCGGGTCGAATACACCAGCGCCACCGATCAGGAAGCGTTGCAGGCGTTCCAACTCCTCTGCCGCACCGAGGGTATCATCCCCGCGCTGGAACCCAGCCACGCCATCGCCGCCATCGCCCAGCGCGCGGCGGCGATGGATCAGGACGCGATCATCCTCGCCAACCTGTGCGGACGCGGTGACAAGGACATCTTCACCGTCGCCGAGGCGTTGGGAGTGGAAATGTGA
- a CDS encoding phosphoribosylanthranilate isomerase, producing the protein MPETLIKICGLTTPETVDAAVEAGATHIGLVHFPDSPRHIAISDAAKLRQRLPRHVKAVLLTVNLDPKATALALQAIEPDVLQLHGSETVEWLKLIKDNSKLEVWKAVGLKDRGTLERAERFKDAAHRVIYDAPSHASAGALPGGNGLTLDWRLLMNYRHAMDWGLAGGLTPDNVADAIRYTGAPLVDASSGLESERGVKDIGRIKAFCQAAREAQPAQV; encoded by the coding sequence ATGCCCGAAACCCTCATCAAGATCTGTGGCCTGACCACGCCCGAAACCGTCGATGCGGCGGTGGAGGCGGGGGCCACCCATATCGGCCTCGTCCATTTCCCCGACAGCCCGCGCCACATCGCCATCAGCGATGCCGCCAAGCTGCGCCAGCGGCTGCCCCGGCACGTCAAGGCGGTGTTGCTGACGGTGAACCTCGATCCCAAGGCCACCGCGCTGGCGCTCCAGGCGATCGAGCCCGACGTGCTGCAACTGCACGGCAGCGAGACGGTGGAGTGGCTGAAACTCATCAAGGACAATTCCAAGCTGGAGGTGTGGAAGGCCGTGGGCCTGAAGGACCGCGGCACGCTGGAACGGGCGGAACGGTTCAAGGATGCCGCGCACCGGGTGATCTACGATGCCCCGTCCCACGCAAGTGCGGGCGCCCTGCCCGGGGGCAACGGCCTGACGCTCGATTGGCGGCTGCTGATGAACTATCGCCACGCGATGGATTGGGGCCTCGCAGGCGGGCTGACGCCGGATAACGTGGCCGACGCCATCCGCTACACCGGCGCGCCGCTGGTCGATGCCTCCAGCGGGCTGGAAAGCGAGCGCGGCGTGAAGGATATCGGGCGGATCAAGGCCTTTTGCCAGGCTGCGCGCGAGGCACAGCCGGCCCAGGTCTAG